The Candidatus Bathyarchaeota archaeon DNA window AAACCAAAGTCATATATATCAATTTATAGGCTTTCCAAAATGATATAAATACAATAGCAATAGCCCCTGAATATCCAGAGCGATTATACCATGATAGCTTGGTTAAATTTCATTTCTATGCTAGTCTCGAGTTTGCTCTGTTTACTATATTATGTAAAAAGTGCTGAACCTGCTACTTTGGAAAAGAAAATCGGTAAAAAAGCGTATTATAAAGCTACGCAATATAGAATTGTCGCATCAATTTTCATGACAATATGTGCTGTCAATTATGCAATCTACTATTTTTATCCACTCCCATTGCCGATTCCTAAGGCTTTTCCATGGGATTGGTGGGTTTCTGTTTCAATCGCTATTTTGATCTCGATTCCTAGCGGATATCTGCTTATGAAAGGGATGAAGGATGCTGGTGAAGAGACGATTTTTGTAAAAAGAGAGCATTGCCTTTATGGAGGCATTTATAATAAGATTAGACATCCACAAGCTGTTGGTGAATTGCCTTTTTGGTGGGCAATTGCTTT harbors:
- a CDS encoding isoprenylcysteine carboxylmethyltransferase family protein, giving the protein MIAWLNFISMLVSSLLCLLYYVKSAEPATLEKKIGKKAYYKATQYRIVASIFMTICAVNYAIYYFYPLPLPIPKAFPWDWWVSVSIAILISIPSGYLLMKGMKDAGEETIFVKREHCLYGGIYNKIRHPQAVGELPFWWAIAFLLHSPFLVLFSFIWVPIFYIMCLAEERDLEIRYGKKYIDYKKRTGFIIPRKSN